The following DNA comes from Burkholderia sp. HI2500.
AAAGGCGACGATTTTCATTTCCCTCCATCCGTTCCGCTTTCAGGTTTGTGACGGCGCTCGCGTTATGCCGCCTGAACGATCCATCTCCCATGTCAACACCGTCGAAGATCGAAACCGAGCGCTTGACGCTGCGTCGCTGGCGGCCGACGGATGCGGGCGCGCTGTCGGCGATGCATCAGGATCCGGACGTGACCGCGTGGCTCGCGCGCGGCCCGATGTCCGTTGACGAGGCGAGCGACGTCATCGCGCGCTTCGACGCGCATTTCGAGGCATACGGTTTCGGCCCGTGGGCCATCGAGCGCCGTGCCGACGCGATGCTGATCGGGGTGTGCGGCCTGTCGCACGAAGCGCGTGCAACGCATCCGATGGCGCCGTGCGTCGAGATCATGTGGCGGCAGGCGCGTCACGCCTGGGGGCATGGCTACGTTGTCGAAGCGGCAGCCGCCGCATTGGCCGACGGGTTCGACCGGATCGGGCTCGGCGAGATCTTCGCGTGGACGGCCAACACCAACCTGCGATCACGGCACGTGATGCAGCGGCTCGGCATGCAGCATCGGCCCGCGCGTGATTTCGACCATCCTGCGTTGCCGGACGGGCACGCGCTGCGTCGGCACGTCGTGTATGCCGCTCGCGCCGCCGGCCTGGCCGGCGCGTAACGGTTCACGCGTGTTCGCCTGTCAGCGCCATGTGCCGTTCTGCAGCACGATCCGGTAGCCGTCGGCATCCTCGAAGGTCTGGCCGGATATTT
Coding sequences within:
- a CDS encoding GNAT family N-acetyltransferase gives rise to the protein MSTPSKIETERLTLRRWRPTDAGALSAMHQDPDVTAWLARGPMSVDEASDVIARFDAHFEAYGFGPWAIERRADAMLIGVCGLSHEARATHPMAPCVEIMWRQARHAWGHGYVVEAAAAALADGFDRIGLGEIFAWTANTNLRSRHVMQRLGMQHRPARDFDHPALPDGHALRRHVVYAARAAGLAGA